The Spartobacteria bacterium genome contains the following window.
GCCAGCGCGAGTTGATTCCGGAAATCGAATCCTACATGAAATTGTTTAAACGCAGTACGCCCGTACGAGGATAATATGGTGCCTATGTAAAAGTTCCAATGATTGGAAGTTTTCGTTTGAAAAGTTCCAAGCATTGGAACTTTTTTTGCGCCCGCAGTTTCTGGCGTGGAACAGAAGAAAATAACGAATTGCCAGGTGATGATCAAGGGGAAAATTATATATAGTCTGACAATATATATGTAATAATGTTTCGATTGATGCGTTGTTTGGTCTTTGTTATTATGCGCGTCCATTAAATGAAAGGATGGGACGGATGATGAAGGATGTACTGATAAAAAATGGAACAGTAGTGCCAATGGATGGGGAAGAGTCATTTTATCGGAACGGAATGGTGTTGATTCGCGATGGAATTATCCGTTATGTCGGGTCGGATGAGATCGAGGATGTAGGAGATGTTCCGGTTCTGGATGCCCGGGGCGGGGTGATTATGCCGGGCTTTATCAATGCGCATATGCATCTGTATTCCACATTTGCACGGGGGATGAGTCCGAAAATGCCGCCGGCTCGAGATTTCAACGATGTTTTAGAGCGTCTTTGGTTTCCATTGGATCGTCAGTTGTCTGCTGAGGATATTCGTATGAGCAGTTTGGCGGCTTATGTGGAATGTATTCGCATGGGTACCACGACAATCATTGATCACCATGAGAGTCAGGGTTTTCAGTCGGGAAGTCTTGACCAGATTGTACAGGCGTCTCGCGAAGCCGGGGTGCGGTCTGTTTTGTCGTATGGCGCATCTGATCGCTATGGGCGCGGGCTTGAAGGGGTAGAGGAGGGCGTTCGCTTTCTGTCCGGTCTGCGGGAGGATGGGATGATTGCGGGAATGATGGGGCTGCATGCCTTGTTCACTGTGGGTGAGGGTACATTGCGGGCAACGTGTGAGGCGGCGGAACAATTTGGTTCGGGCATTCATGTGCATGTCGCTGAAGCGGCATATGATCAGTCGTTTAATCTTGAAGCCTATGGGGTTACTGCTTTGAAGCGCTTAGCTGATGCGGGCGGGCTTTCCAGTCGGTGTATTATTGGCCATGGTGTACACATGACAGAGGATGATATGGATCTGATGGCGGCTTCCGGCGCGATACTGGTGACCAATCCTCAGTCGAATATGCATAATGCGGTGGGAGTTGCCCCGAGTGCAAAGATGCTGGCAAAAGGTGTTCGTGTTGCGCTGGGGACGGACTCCATGACGTGTAATATGCGTGAAGAAATGAGGGCTCTGTATTTTGTTCAGCGATTGAAGGAGCAGAATCCGTCCGGATTTTTTGCGGAGAGCTGTGATATCCTGCTGCGTAATCGTGATGTGGCAGGGGAGAAACTTGGTCGAACTTTGGGATGTTTAAAAGCGGGGGCGGCGGGTGATGCGATTGTACTTGATTACAATCCGCCTACATCTCTTCACCTCGACAATTTCTGGGGCCACTTGATTTACGGGATGTCGAATACAAAAGTTGATTCTACGGTCGTCGACGGGGTTGTTCTGATGAAGCACGGGACGTTGACGACCATTGATGAGTGCAAGGTTATGGCTGAATCGCGCACACGTGCCGATAAGCTGTGGGATCGGTTTTAATGCCGGATATTACCCCGTTTCAAAAATCGGTTTTTGATGCGATAAGCCGTATTCCAAGTGGGCGTGTCTGTACCTATGCAACGGTCGCAAAGATGATTGGGTGCGGGTCGGCACGTGCCGTGGGGCAGGCATTAAAGAGAAATCCCTTTGCACCGGACATTCCCTGTCACAGGGTGATTCGATCAGATGGTTCATTGGGCGGTTATCAGGGGAAAACCGAAGGTTCTGATTGGGACATAAAACGTGCGTTGTTAGAAGATGAAGGAGTTATCTTTAACAATGGACAACTTTTGGATTTATCTAAGCTGTGGGTCTGTGGTACGTTGCCGAAAAGTTAGGTAAAGGCCGTAATTATGACGAAAAAGTATCAATTTCTTGTAGTAGATGATGAAGAAATAATTCTTAAGGCGACAAGTATTGTTTTGCAGCGCAGTTTTGAATGCGAAGTGGCGGAGTGTGTCGGCGGAGTAAAAGGATGGAAGGCTTTTGAGACCAAGGATTCGGGATATGATTTGGTTATATCTGACCTAATGATGCCGGATATGGGGGGGATTGAGTTTTGCCGGCGCATCCGTGAAGTTAACAAGTCGGTGCCCATCATTATTTTGACAGCTGATTATCGGGAACATTCACAGGAAGAAGCGGCCAAGGTGGCTATCAATGAATATGTGGGAAAGCCATTTGATCCGGACGTCTTTGTTACCACCGTGCAGCGGATGCTCGAGTCATCTTCAAAAAAAGATTCTCGTGTGGCGATGTTCCTTCGGCAGTTTGATTCGCAGGTGGAAATGATTTTGAATGGAAAGATCCCGGCTGGATTATCTTCGCTCGATTTCATTATTAAAGCATTGGAACGCCATGGTTATGATTCCCAGAGGCTGGATGCGATGCAGCGGATGGTTCCCCATTTGAAAAAAGAAATATCGTTTATTGAAGCCCGCGATACCTTTATGTATTTAAAAACGCTTCGTGATCAGCGCATTGGACGAATCGAAATGATTCGTGATCGACTGGTTCGAATGGCAGGGCCGAAAAATGACAAGAAATCGTCTTAAGGAAAAATAAACAATGCAATATGTCAGTACTCGCGGTGAAACCGGTCCGGTTGGGTTTCAAGATGTTGTTCTCATGGGCTTGGCTTCTGATGGCGGTCTAATGGTGCCCGAAAATATTCCCGATGTTTCGGATAAACTCACTGCGTGGAGTTTATTGTCATATCAGGAGTTGGCTTTTGAGGTCTGCCGCTTATTTGTCGATATACCTGAAGATGATTTACGGGATATCATCCACCGGAGTTATTCGACCTTTCGTGTGCCGTCTGTATGTCCACATGTAAAGATCGGGCCGGTGAATGTGCTGGAATTATTCCATGGTCCGACGCTGGCGTTCAAAGATGTCGCATTGCAATGGCTGGGTAATCTGTTCGAGTATATCTTGGAACGGAGGGGTGGACATTTAAATATTTTAGCTGCTACCAGTGGTGATACCGGCAGTGCCGCGATTGCAGGGGTGCGTGGAAAAGAGCGAATCAAGATCTTCGTTATGCATCCCTATCAGCGGGTTAGCCCGGTTCAAGAACGTCAGATGACGTCTGTTTTAGACGACAATGTTTTCAATTTAGCGGTGCGAGGGACCTTTGATGACTGTCAGTCTCTGATGAAAGGGATTTTCTCTGATACAGAGTATAAGCAGGCCTATTCGCTCGGTGCTGTTAATTCAGTTAACTGGGCGCGTATACTCGCACAGATTGTTTATTATTTCTATTCCGGTCTAAAAGTCATGCGTGACGCCGGTGCTGACGAAGTGCAGTTTTCTGTGCCGACAGGGAATTTTGGCGATATTCTTGCCGGTTATTACGCCTCCCGCATGGGGCTTCCCATACGCAAATTGATTTTGGCGACCAATGAAAACGATATTCTTTCTCGGTTTTTCAACACCGGAGAATACAGCAGCGGGCGAGTTGTCCCCACGTATAGCCCTTCGATGGATATTCAGGTCGCCAGTAATTTTGAGCGGTATCTCTATCATATGCAGGGCAACGACCCAGTGAAAACGGCTGCGTTAATGAGAGAGTTTGACCGCACAAAACGTCTTGTTGTTCCAGCACAGGAG
Protein-coding sequences here:
- a CDS encoding threonine synthase, whose product is MQYVSTRGETGPVGFQDVVLMGLASDGGLMVPENIPDVSDKLTAWSLLSYQELAFEVCRLFVDIPEDDLRDIIHRSYSTFRVPSVCPHVKIGPVNVLELFHGPTLAFKDVALQWLGNLFEYILERRGGHLNILAATSGDTGSAAIAGVRGKERIKIFVMHPYQRVSPVQERQMTSVLDDNVFNLAVRGTFDDCQSLMKGIFSDTEYKQAYSLGAVNSVNWARILAQIVYYFYSGLKVMRDAGADEVQFSVPTGNFGDILAGYYASRMGLPIRKLILATNENDILSRFFNTGEYSSGRVVPTYSPSMDIQVASNFERYLYHMQGNDPVKTAALMREFDRTKRLVVPAQEDGVDPLFAAGSCDGRSTLDTILCYCEAYDYLLDPHTATGVYCAEEWADPSIPVICLATAHPAKFGKAIEEATGSDLAHHEILDALAHLPTRCDIVDADSSIIRDYISSKA
- the ssnA gene encoding putative aminohydrolase SsnA — protein: MGRMMKDVLIKNGTVVPMDGEESFYRNGMVLIRDGIIRYVGSDEIEDVGDVPVLDARGGVIMPGFINAHMHLYSTFARGMSPKMPPARDFNDVLERLWFPLDRQLSAEDIRMSSLAAYVECIRMGTTTIIDHHESQGFQSGSLDQIVQASREAGVRSVLSYGASDRYGRGLEGVEEGVRFLSGLREDGMIAGMMGLHALFTVGEGTLRATCEAAEQFGSGIHVHVAEAAYDQSFNLEAYGVTALKRLADAGGLSSRCIIGHGVHMTEDDMDLMAASGAILVTNPQSNMHNAVGVAPSAKMLAKGVRVALGTDSMTCNMREEMRALYFVQRLKEQNPSGFFAESCDILLRNRDVAGEKLGRTLGCLKAGAAGDAIVLDYNPPTSLHLDNFWGHLIYGMSNTKVDSTVVDGVVLMKHGTLTTIDECKVMAESRTRADKLWDRF
- a CDS encoding MGMT family protein, producing MPDITPFQKSVFDAISRIPSGRVCTYATVAKMIGCGSARAVGQALKRNPFAPDIPCHRVIRSDGSLGGYQGKTEGSDWDIKRALLEDEGVIFNNGQLLDLSKLWVCGTLPKS
- a CDS encoding response regulator, yielding MTKKYQFLVVDDEEIILKATSIVLQRSFECEVAECVGGVKGWKAFETKDSGYDLVISDLMMPDMGGIEFCRRIREVNKSVPIIILTADYREHSQEEAAKVAINEYVGKPFDPDVFVTTVQRMLESSSKKDSRVAMFLRQFDSQVEMILNGKIPAGLSSLDFIIKALERHGYDSQRLDAMQRMVPHLKKEISFIEARDTFMYLKTLRDQRIGRIEMIRDRLVRMAGPKNDKKSS